The Bacillota bacterium sequence GATGTGTCCCGAAGTAGTGAAGCATCGAGGGAGGGGGTAATCCTGTGTACACACAATCGAAACGGCCTAATGTGGTTATCATCTATGCCGATGACCTGGGTTACGGCGATGTGGGCTGCTACGGTGCCACCCGGATTCCCACACCGCACCTTGATCAGCTGGCCCGGGAAGGGTTGGTCTTCACCCAAGGCTATGCCACGGCGGCGACTTGTACACCGTCCCGGTACAGCTTGTTGACGGGAGCCTATCCTTGGCGCAACAAGGGGGCCCAAATCTTGCCGGGCGATGCGCCTATGATTATTCCTCCTGGTTCCCAAACCTTACCCCGGATGTTACAGGCTGCAGGGTATGCCACCGGGGTTGTGGGCAAGTGGCATCTGGGGTTAGGTGCAGGAAATGTGAATTACAATCGGGAGATCAAACCTGGCCCCTTGGATGTAGGCTTTGATTATTCCTTCATTATGCCGGCCACCAATGACCGTGTACCCTGTGTGTACATCGAAGGACGTCGGGTGGTAGGGTTGGATCCTTCGGATCCTATTGAGGTATGGTATGGGAAAGAGAATCCCTTTCCCGAAGTGCCAACGGGTAGGGACCATCCGGAATTGCTGCGTCTAAAGCACAGCCATGGTCACGACATGACCATCATCAACGGCATTGGCCGTATTGGATACATGCGGGGCGGTAGGGCCGCCCTTTGGGACGATGAGACCATGTCAGAAGTGTTTTTGAGTAAGGCCGTTTCTTTCGTAAAAGAGCACAAGGATCGCCCCTTCTTCTTGTACTATGCCCTGCACCAACCCCATGTTCCCCGGGTACCGGGACCTAGGTTTGCGGGAAAGAGCGCCCTAGGACCCCGGGGTGATGTGATCATGGAACTGGATTGGTGTGTGGGCCAGTTATTGGATGTTTTGAAGCAGGAAGGATTACGTGAAAACACCATTGTGATCTTTACCAGTGACAACGGTCCTGTGTTGGATGATGGTTACCAAGACCAAGCGGTAGGACTCAACGGTGACCACCGCCCGGCAGGACCCCTGCGGGGCGGGAAGTATAGTCTGTACGACGGAGGCACCCGGGTGCCCTTTATCTTGAGCTGGCCCGGGGTGGTAAAGCCCGGTCGCTCTTCTGCTGTGGTTTGTCAGGTGGATTTCCTGGCCAGTTTTGCTGCCCTGTTGGACCAACCTTTGGAAGAAACGGCCGCCCCCGATAGCCTGAACATGCTCCCGGCACTGTTGGGGAAAGATCCCGTTGGCCGTGAGGAACTAATCTTGGAAGGTATCGGGGCAAAGACCATACTGCGGTCTGGTGATAGGGTCTATATTCCCCCCTATCCCGGACATTCCGTGGCGCCCAACACGGGAATCGAGCTAGGCAATTCCCCTAAAGCCCAGCTTTACCATCTAGGGGAGGATATCGGTCAGCAGACTAACCTAGCTGAAATGCATCCGGATATGGTGGAAAAGATGTCTCAACGGTTGCAAGAGCTCTTGACCAGTTCTCGAACCCGATAGGGTGTGTAAAAGGTTGGGTTACAGGATAAGGGGAGGTCCTGAACTTAAGAAGGTGTCCATAGGAGGACGGGTTTGGACTTGGAGCATAGACGATCTGTAACACTAATGATGGGAGTTAGGGGCCAGTGGACCGTAGTTTAAGATCAGGTGAGCGTCAATGGTTTGCCTGCCCATGCGTAGTTCTATCTGAAACCTTCGCTGCAGTTTGAACAGCCGGTCAATTATGTCAAGATTTTGATCGAAGGCGCACCCCAGTGGACGCCTACCACAGGAAAAGTGGTACTGTCGCAATAAGGACCGTGGCGTCCGCCGGTTCCTTTGAGGATCGGTGCCACCCTATTGCCAGATGGGGAATTGTAAGTCGTCGTTATCATCGGGTAATCCGCCCAACGGGTCGGCGGGAGATTGCCCGATATCCTTTTGGGACCAGTTGTACGGGGAAACAGACCTGTGTCCGGTTTACGAGACACGGGAACATGGTCTAATACCAAAATGGGCCGAAGGACTGGAGTTTTCGGAGCATCGTTGCTTCCCTGTTTTTCTACAAGCGCTGGTAGTGTGATATGATATGCCTATCTCGAGCCAGATTCATCCAGCAAGTCCATGTTCCATTACATAAGCATAGGGGGCAAGATTGTGCCAAAGTTTAACATCCTTTATCTACATTCCCATGATACGGGTCGCTTCATCCAACCCTATGGCTTCCCGGTGGAAACGCCCAATCTGCAACGCTTGGCCGAAGAAGGAGTAATGTTTCGCAACTGTCACTGTGTGGGCCCTACCTGTTCTCCCAGTCGGGCAGGTTTGTTGACGGGTCAGTGTGCCCATAGCAGCGGCATGTTGGGACTGGCCCATCGCGGCTTCGGTCTGAATGACTATAGTCAACATATCATCCACACCTTGAAGAAGGTGGGCTATCGGTCGATTTTGGCCGGTGTACAGCATGTTGCTAAAAACAAGGAAGTCATTGGATATGATCTTGTCTTGCCCACTAAAGGTGATGCTACGGTGGCCAACGCGGCCCGGGAGTTTTTGTTGAGTAGACCCCAGGAACCCTTCTTTATGTCGGTGGGCTTTACGGATACCCATCGGTCCTTCCCCAAAGTGGAGGAAGATGGCTCCTATGAGTCTCCGCCGCCGCTGCTACCGGATCATCCAGCGGTCCGTAAGGATATGGCGGAGTTTAAGGCCGGCGTCCGTCGCCTAGACCACCACATGGGGATGGTACTGTCTGCCTTAGATGAGGCGGGTCTAAGGGAGAACACCCTAGTGGTCTGCACCACCGACCATGGCATGGCCTTCCCTGGTATGAAGTGCAATCTTACCGCTTGGGGTACTGGTGTGATGCTGATGATGCGGGGACCTGGTTTACCGAAGGGGCTGGTCTTGGATAGCCTTGTTTCCCACATGGATGTATATCCCACCATCTGCGATCTGGTGGGCTGTGAACATCCGCCCTGGCTTCAGGGGTATTCCCTGTTACCTCTCCTGGAGGGTAAAGCCGAGGAGATCCGAGAGGAGCTCTTTGCGGAAGTGACGTTCCATGCAGCCTTTGAGCCCCAGCGGGGGGTTCGCACGCAGCGTTGGAGTTATATCCGTCGCTATTTGGACGATTTGTCCGTGGTGTTGCCCAATATTGATGACGGTCATACGAAAAGCTATCTGTTGGAACAGGGACTCCGCGATATGCGCCATCCGCGGGAAGCCTTATATGATCTGGTGTACGATCCTATGGAACGGTGCAATCTGGCGGAACGACCCGAGTATGCCTCGGTATTAGTCGATATGCGCAACAGGCTAGATCGTTGGATGAGGGAGACCAGGGATCCTCTTTGGGATAACAACCTAGTCCTACCCGAAACGGGTGTATTGGTGACCTCGCCCAACCAAACTTCACCCCGGGAGACCGCGGAGTGGTGTCATGATGCGCAGGTTTTTTTGGATATGTTGGTAAGATAGATGAGACTTAGAAAAGTAGGAGGGGTCTTTATGAAATTCCGGTGGGTAACCATCATGGTCAAGGATCTGGAAGAGTCAATCGAGTTTTATCGGGACATTGTGGGTCTGGAGATTAACCGGCGGTTTGCCGCTGGCCCCGGCAGGGAGATCGTTTTTCTAGGGGCTGGGGGCACAGAAGTGGAGTTGATTTACGACCAGTCTCAGCAGGACTGCCGCTGTGGAGACTCCATTTCCCTCGGTTTCCAGGTGGATTCCGTGGAGAAAATGATGGAATTTGTCGCGCAGAAGGGTTTTCCCGTGCACAGTGGACCCTTTGAGCCTAATCCCCAGACAAAGTTCTTCTTTATCCTGGATCCCAATGGAGTAAAGGTGCAGTTCGTGGAACTGAAGTAGCTGCGACAAAGGAGAAAGGCCTGGGTCCAAGCTGACGGACCTAGGCTTTGCTTTCTTCGGTGACCTTTTTAGGGGAGAACAACTGCACCCCAATCAGCAGGGCTAGGGGGAATACGGAAGCGGTCAAAAGCCCGGCGTGTAGACCCCGTTCGGTCAGGTCTGCCACAAGACCGGCGGACCAAGGACCGAGGGAACCGCCCAGATCGCCGAAAATGGCCAAGATGCCGAACATGGCCGTACCCCCAAAGGGAAAGGCTCTGGCACTGAGACTGAAAGTGCCCGGCCACATCAAACTTACGGAAAAGCCCGTCAGGGAGCAGCCCGCCAGGGATAACAGGGGATGGGGGGCAAAAACCGTGAGGAGATAGCAAAGAACACAAAGCGCGCTGGTGAAAAGCAAGGCTTTTCGCAGGTCAATGCGCTCGCCCCACACACCGTAGATCGTGCGACCAATACCCATAAACAACGCGAACAGGCCCGGACCAATAAGATCACCGATCATCTTTGGAACCTGCAAACCCTGTTCGGCAAAGTAGGAGGACCATTGGGACATGGTGAGTTCCGATGCTCCGGCCGAGAGCATGAGCAACAGGGCGATGAGAAAGCTGGGGGAGCGGAATAGCTCCCGAATGGGCATCTGTTGTTCCTCCGGCACCAGTACCCGTAGGGGAACCTTAGTGAACCGGAAGAAATTTGTGGCAGGGATGAGGGCCCAAAGGAAGGGGAGGATATACCAGTGGTTCGCTCCGAGGAGTCGCACCAGCACAGTGGTGACGATGACCACGAGCATCTGTCCCCAACAGTAGAAGGAATGTAGCAGACTCATCGCCGATGCTTTCGCATCACCGGGCAAGGACTCCACGATGGGGCTAATCAACACTTCGATGAATCCTCCGCCCCAGCCGTAGATGATAGTCGCCAAACAAAGGCCTACGTATGGAGAAGGCAGCAAAAAGGGGAGAATACCTAGGGAGATTAGTCCCAAGGCACTTAATAGGTGGGCGATGAGGGCCGAACGACGGTAACCGATCCTGTCTACATAACGAACCGCGACCAGATCGGCCACAATCTGGGTGGTGAAGTTTAAAAGGATAAGCCGTCCGAGCATTTCCGTGGAAAGACCGAACTGGTTTTGAAAGACGATAAAAAGCAAAGGCGCAAGATTGTTATTTATCGCCTGGGTTACGTAACCAAGGTAGCAGGCATGCAGAGTATGTCGATATGTAAACTTCACAATAGCACTCTCCTAGGGTCTGGTACATACAGAGTCTATGATAGCAAAAGGGCGATCCCTTGGGAAGACCTTGCAATTTCTGCATCGAGGGCAAAGGGCGGTCTCCCATAGCCGAAAAGAGGGCGATGGTACTCTCTAGAACCCTGTCTAGACTGGAGAAGAACGGTGGGAACAGGCCTCAGGAAAGGGAAGACTGTCGTAGGGCCCCATGGGGGGTCTGCTGAGTTCCAATTGGAAGGAAATCTCAAGTAATATTTTCGTTATCCATTTTATGTGGTATGATTAACGGGAATCATAAAATAACAACTATAGGAAATTCATATAAAAGGTGGGGGTTGTCCTGTGGCACGAATCATGACAATTGATGGAAACGAAGCTGCAGCGTATATCTCTTATGCCTTCACGGAAGTGGCAGCCAT is a genomic window containing:
- a CDS encoding arylsulfatase, translated to MYTQSKRPNVVIIYADDLGYGDVGCYGATRIPTPHLDQLAREGLVFTQGYATAATCTPSRYSLLTGAYPWRNKGAQILPGDAPMIIPPGSQTLPRMLQAAGYATGVVGKWHLGLGAGNVNYNREIKPGPLDVGFDYSFIMPATNDRVPCVYIEGRRVVGLDPSDPIEVWYGKENPFPEVPTGRDHPELLRLKHSHGHDMTIINGIGRIGYMRGGRAALWDDETMSEVFLSKAVSFVKEHKDRPFFLYYALHQPHVPRVPGPRFAGKSALGPRGDVIMELDWCVGQLLDVLKQEGLRENTIVIFTSDNGPVLDDGYQDQAVGLNGDHRPAGPLRGGKYSLYDGGTRVPFILSWPGVVKPGRSSAVVCQVDFLASFAALLDQPLEETAAPDSLNMLPALLGKDPVGREELILEGIGAKTILRSGDRVYIPPYPGHSVAPNTGIELGNSPKAQLYHLGEDIGQQTNLAEMHPDMVEKMSQRLQELLTSSRTR
- a CDS encoding sulfatase; amino-acid sequence: MFHYISIGGKIVPKFNILYLHSHDTGRFIQPYGFPVETPNLQRLAEEGVMFRNCHCVGPTCSPSRAGLLTGQCAHSSGMLGLAHRGFGLNDYSQHIIHTLKKVGYRSILAGVQHVAKNKEVIGYDLVLPTKGDATVANAAREFLLSRPQEPFFMSVGFTDTHRSFPKVEEDGSYESPPPLLPDHPAVRKDMAEFKAGVRRLDHHMGMVLSALDEAGLRENTLVVCTTDHGMAFPGMKCNLTAWGTGVMLMMRGPGLPKGLVLDSLVSHMDVYPTICDLVGCEHPPWLQGYSLLPLLEGKAEEIREELFAEVTFHAAFEPQRGVRTQRWSYIRRYLDDLSVVLPNIDDGHTKSYLLEQGLRDMRHPREALYDLVYDPMERCNLAERPEYASVLVDMRNRLDRWMRETRDPLWDNNLVLPETGVLVTSPNQTSPRETAEWCHDAQVFLDMLVR
- a CDS encoding MFS transporter, with translation MKFTYRHTLHACYLGYVTQAINNNLAPLLFIVFQNQFGLSTEMLGRLILLNFTTQIVADLVAVRYVDRIGYRRSALIAHLLSALGLISLGILPFLLPSPYVGLCLATIIYGWGGGFIEVLISPIVESLPGDAKASAMSLLHSFYCWGQMLVVIVTTVLVRLLGANHWYILPFLWALIPATNFFRFTKVPLRVLVPEEQQMPIRELFRSPSFLIALLLMLSAGASELTMSQWSSYFAEQGLQVPKMIGDLIGPGLFALFMGIGRTIYGVWGERIDLRKALLFTSALCVLCYLLTVFAPHPLLSLAGCSLTGFSVSLMWPGTFSLSARAFPFGGTAMFGILAIFGDLGGSLGPWSAGLVADLTERGLHAGLLTASVFPLALLIGVQLFSPKKVTEESKA
- a CDS encoding VOC family protein, yielding MKFRWVTIMVKDLEESIEFYRDIVGLEINRRFAAGPGREIVFLGAGGTEVELIYDQSQQDCRCGDSISLGFQVDSVEKMMEFVAQKGFPVHSGPFEPNPQTKFFFILDPNGVKVQFVELK